Below is a genomic region from Phoenix dactylifera cultivar Barhee BC4 unplaced genomic scaffold, palm_55x_up_171113_PBpolish2nd_filt_p 001265F, whole genome shotgun sequence.
ttatattaaattattatgctatagtatacaatattatattactatattataataatattatattacattacagtaatattatattatatcatatatttatgtattgtatgttattatgctctgttgaataatactatgtaatattcttatagtcattttgtcatgccaaaaatacttttttagtttatttaccaaacacatgttaaagtggcaCAGTACTttggaaatgtagttaccaaacagtaaacagctttttataaaagctctactttagaaatctctacttctaaaaactctacttccaaaagctctactgccaacaactCCCCCAAACAAGGCCTTACTTGGATAATGATTTCACTAAATACATCAATTAATTAGACCACTATAATTGATATATGAAAACAGAAAACTAGAAAAGTAGAAGGATAACTAGGATATCATTGTTAATATTAGTAAGTAAAtaccaattatttctcaaaATAGCAATGTTCTTTGTGGAAAATGTTGCATGTTAAGGTTTATGATACTGTTGCATGTTCAACCTTTGAGGAATCTAGCCATCTTAGTTTTGTTGTCCAACATATCAACCTTGTGAAATCTTGTGGAGACCCGATGTTCATTATGATGTTATGAGTCCGACACCTTTGGTCTGATTTTTTATTTGTTGTGTTCAAAAATATTCACGAACTATATTAACCAATCAATTTCTGTAATTTTGATAATCACATGCTGGAGACTTTCCATTTTTTGTGTCATGAAGATTGAAATATGTGAGTGGTCTAAATGGAACATTTAGATCTGGTCAAACCTACGAGCTAAGCTCGACTAAGATTAGAGTTTTAGCTCAAACTGAACCCATTTTGGTAAAAGTTTGGCATAGTCTTGAatagattgaaaaaaaaacaaaatcccaAGTATGGAATCTTGTTCATGAATGATATCATATTGAAAATGTGCATATGCTTTTCATCCTTGGAAATATATATTGGATCTGATGAAATAGGATGAGTTGAAGTGGTAATTCTAGATGTGTAATTACCTGAATATATTAATTgtttctctgcttttaattagCAAAAAGGGATAAACAAGATAAATTTAGACATCGACCAAAAGCTGACTAACCGAAGGTTGTTGAATGATCCATTGGAATTATGAATTAGCAAATCCAGGAACAGATTGCTTTTCTAATATTGCCAAAGTTGGAAATGTATGTGCATCACTTTTTTTAATCAGAAAATGGATCTTcctattgattttgtttttagtATGGTGTGTCAGTTCACACACTGTCTGCTAATTAATGTTTTAGGAGCCTGGCCTTCTTAAATCCACTATCTCACATGTCTTGTGGAATTTTGAGTGCCCCAACATATAATATGATGTACTAAGTGCCCTAATCTATAATATGATGTATGAGTGCCCTAGATATGTAACATGTCTTGTGGAATTTTAAGCTAAACTGAATGGACTGCTTTCCTAATATTTCCAAAGTTTGAAATGTATGTGCATCACATTCTTTAATTAGAAAATGGGTCTTCcagttgattttatttttagagtaaattacaaaCCCCCTTGAGATTAGTGGAAAATTACACTTACATCCAATAGTTTGAAAAACTTATGCTTACCTCTGaggtttatttttatctaaCACTCTAACCCATAACTTAACAGGACGCTAGTCAAATCATTAACCTTAAATAGGACCCAAATaccacattaaaaaaaatttcaaaaatgaccaaaataatTTTAAGTGACATAACAAATACCCAAGGATATAAGAAAATGTGTGTATCCTTCTTTCCACCTAAAGGcaattttgatttttcacatGAGGTAAATAATTTTACTAACGCCGTTAATTTAAGTGGGTGTAAGTGTAGATTTTACAAACTATTGGGTATATGTGTAATGAACGTAAACCTCAAGGaggtttttgtaatttactcttaTTTTTAATATGTGTGTTAGTTCACTGTTTCTATTAGTTAATGTTTTAGAGCGTGGCCATCTTAAACTCACTATCTAACATGTCTTGTGGAACTTTGAGTGCCGTAATGTATAATATGATGTAACGAGTTCACATCTTTGGTctgttttcttatttttgatgTATAGAGTTGTATTAGGACTGTTTAAGAAAACCAAAGCTCCTATGGGTCCCAGACCAACATGGGTGTAATATGCTTACAGGCTGATGTCAGTGACGATCACATTTCTTAGCTGTTAGGCTTTGTAGCAGCTCGCTACACCCACACCCCCCCCACCCCCGCCCCGCCCCTACAGCGCCGTGTACGTGTGTTTTAATTTCATGGCCATTGCCATTTCTGTCTTCCTATATTTTGTTCTATGTATTGCGTAGGAAATCTGAAATGGCTTGAGAGGAGCAGTGAATAAGTGGATGAGAATCAAATTTTTAATAGGCAATGGCATGATTCTGATTCTGCAGGAGACAAGGGAGGTAGCAGCATACAAGTTTGGCTAGTCCTTCATATAAAAAGACAGTCATTTTGAAAAGCATGCATTCTCaaaatttgcaaaaaaaaattcagaatacTGCTATTGCAAGAAACTCTCATAGTGccccccttctttttgaatTGCTTTTCAATGAAGGATGAACTAATTCTGTTTACGGATTTATCGATTATTGAGCACTAATCAGTACTTTTATCTGTTCTATAGAATTGCTAGTGCAAGAAATATAGAAAAGCAAGCCATAGGATCAACGATCAGGTAGTTGTCCTTGTCAGATCAGAAAGCAAGGAACAATTGCAAACATCTGACAACTAAATGCTTCTTCTGAATTAAGGTTTGAGTATGCATGTGCAAAGTTCACATTTAGTGGGTCATGATTGACCAATTGAAAATCTAAGTATTAAAGCAACATGATGTAATATATCATAAAATGACCGATTCCGACTTGACATGTTCCCACCATGTCATGTGAAGGTATCATTGTGATTTGATTTTTGTGCACTTTGTTAAGGTAGCTCAAAGATCAAGCAGAAAATTTTAGGCCAACTGTTGCTGTTATGTATGAATACAGTGTGCATTATATAACATGTAATGGATGTTGGATGTAGAGTATGTGAGATCAGTGGACTAGAATTTTTACCAATATACCTTCATACATTTGATGGATGTTGCTTAAACACTAGATGATTGGTTTAGGATAACATGAGCTTCTGCAAGGAGAAGTAAGTGATTTATGACAGACAGTCAGCTGCACCAATTCCAGCTTTGGTGTTAGCTGATTGCCAAGGTATTGTGAGAATGCCAGGATGGTATTTTCCTAGATTTCTTTACAAGAAGTTTCACAATGATAGCTTTTTCCAATGGAAATTGTTTTTAGGCTTTTTTTGTTTGCATTCTATCGAATCAGAactagagagggagagagagagtgaggctGTCCTCCTGCCTATCAATCTTCTACATCCCTAGGTCTCCTCATTCCGTCATCTGGCTTTGGAGTTGATCCCCATCCCATCTTTCAGAAGAAGACAACTTGTGACCCAGCTATCTCTCGCTAGGGTAGGGTGTTCAATTGCTTCAGTCGTTGGGGATTTTTTGAGGAAAAGTTTGGTCTTCATGGTCTGCCCTCATCCGATCTGGGTAGCACCACTCTTGGTCATTTTCCTTCTTTCATTTTgaagcagattttttttttgctctttggtgcaactttcagacTTTTCGATCTAACTTGCAGTGTTAGGTAGTAGAAGTGAAGTGTTTTACTGCTTGGTTGTGAATCATTGTAGCTTTTACTCGTTTGATGGCTTTCTTGCTTGAGAAAGGATAAGTAAGATATATATTTTGGAAAGAGCTGCCTGAAGTCCCGAACTCGGTTTGGATATTCGTTTGATGATGTATGCATGTTATTTAttgtttgatcaatgaagtcctTGTCATCGCACTTTCTCGTTCTGCTTCATTGGACTTTGGATGCCCCAGTGTCGGCCTTTTTGAGTAGTGGTTGGCATTTGCGGTAGAATTTTTGTATAGGCTCTAATTATTTATTGGCTGGTCCTATTCAGGCATTCATGCCTTGGGGCTTTGTGCATCGTTCAATATATGTTATTGCAAGTTGAAAAGCAATTTGTAGTTTGTGGTCTTTACCTGAAAAAACGCCTTTGTAGTTGCAATCTCTCAGCTATTATTTACTGAATGAGTCAGGCCATAACGTTAATGAAATTAAGTCACCGTTTAGCTTGTAGCTTTGTGAGTAGTTTTAAGTTGCAAACAGGGTCCCTGCAATCCCGCAAACTGAGAGGGGCATCTCTTGCTAGAATTCACAATATTCTTCAGCTAAGTATTTATCTTGTTTCAGAGATGTTAGTACATCTCCAGAAGTAGTATTCATGGTGGGCTTTGTTATAACAGAACCTTTCTTAGGAGGTTTTAAGGGGTCCATGATGTATAAGcaagtttctttttatgaaagatTATGATACCTATAATACGAAATAGTGAATTGCCGACATTGGAGGTGAATTCTTGCTGTTCAATCTTGTATATTCTTGCTAAAAGATGGATTTGTGATTCGGTGTTATTTTAAAACATGTTCTGTCTATGTTTCAGTTGTGCTAGATTTGGCAATCATTAGTTTTGTTAATATGGTAGGTGATGCTCTAACCCCAAAGCATTATGGATTGCTTTGGAGATAGAACACAAGGTTgcagtttttgtttttaattgtTTAACTGAATGATATAGTGGATGCCGATAAGCAGCTAGCAGGTGCTGAATCTGCTTGTGTCAAACTTTGTTAGGAAAATAAAATCTTAGAAGTGCAGTTTGTTTTGGGTGAAATTTGAACAGGTTGCATCACGACTAAGGAGTTGGGGAACTGTGATGCGGTCACTGGGGCAGAATCCAACTGAGCAGAGTTGCAGGACATGATAAATGAGGTTGATTGCTGATGGCAATGGAACTATTGACTTCCCAGAATTCCTCAACCTGATGGCCCGTAAGATGAAGGATACTGACTCAGAGGAGGAACTCAAGGAGGCCTTCCGAGTGTTTGACAAGGATCAGAATGGCTTCATCTCAGCTGCTGAGCTCCGCCATGTCATGACCAACCTTGGTGAGAGCTGACAGATGAGGAGCGTTGACGAAGATGATCCGTGAGGCTTGATGTTGATGGTGACGGCCAGATCAACTATAGGAATTTGTCAAAGTCATGATGGCCAAGTGACCCTCTCTGACATGAAAAATATGAGGAATATCACGGAAGATATGCAGTAAAATGGATCCCATTCCCTCTTATGCAGGTAGTTTATCTGGATAGCTTTAGTTGTGAAACCAAAACAGGGATGCCTGTTGCTCTCTCTTCTTTTGTGTCTTGTGTGGTACTGTTCATTGTACTATTCATCCATGGTTCTGTGATTTTGTCCTGTCTGTTTCAATCTGAGTGTTTTGGTTTTGCTTGAATCAATATGATAGTCCTATTTCTGCATCACCCTTTTCCCAACTTCTGCAAACTGAAACAATGAAGTCATCCTCTTTCTTGACCTTTTCTattaaattgatattttattCTTCATGATTACCTTGTAGCTGTTTTTTTTATCTCATTCTGATACTTGAAAGTGCTGTTGTTATTTGGTGCTTTGGTATTCTAGTAATCAGGTATATGTCCTTGTCTTGGAAGTGTCAAGACAGTTGCGTTCCTTTTTGTGTTAATGTAAATCTCATTGATGACTGGGCGCTTCTAGTTGCAGTAGAGGCAAAGACAAGCTGTTACCTGGATCATTGGTACTGAgtggtttttattttattatgttgAAGTGCAATCTGTAATAGTTCCATGGTATCTAAGTTGGTGCTCTCCTGAGTCAAA
It encodes:
- the LOC103697431 gene encoding LOW QUALITY PROTEIN: calmodulin-2 (The sequence of the model RefSeq protein was modified relative to this genomic sequence to represent the inferred CDS: inserted 3 bases in 3 codons; deleted 2 bases in 2 codons; substituted 2 bases at 2 genomic stop codons); this encodes MADQLTDDQISEFKEAFSLFDKDGDGCITTKELGTVMRSLGQNPTEXELQDMINEVDADGNGTIDFPEFLNLMARKMKDTDSEEELKEAFRVFDKDQNGFISAAELRHVMTNLGEXLTDEERXRRXSVRLDVDGDGQINYXEFVKVMMAK